GGTTATGGCCTCGATTACGACGGTTTGGGGCGCAACCTGAAGCACATTTACAAAATCACAGAATAAACCATCGCTATGTTAAACATTGTATTGTTCGGACCTCCCGGTGCAGGAAAAGGCACCCAAAGCGAGAATCTCATCACACGTTACAGTCTTGTGCATCTCAGCACAGGTGATGTTTTTCGTGCCAATATCAAAGGCGGCACCGAGTTGGGTGAGCGCGCAAAAAGCTACATGGACAAAGGCGAGTTGGTTCCCGACGAGGTAACCATCAAGATGCTCGAAAGCGAAGTGGAGAAACACCCCGAGGCCCGTGGGTTTATTTTCGACGGCTTTCCACGTACACGGGCACAGGCTGCGGCACTCGATGCATTTCTCGCATCGCGCAACACTGAAATATCGCTCATGCTAGGGCTGGAAGTGCCGGCCGATGAGCTGAAAAAACGCCTCGCGTTGCGCGCAGCTTCGAGTGGCCGACCCGATGATGCCGACCCCGAAATCATTGCCAACCGTATCGCCGTATATGAGCGTGAAACAGCTCCCGTGGCTGAGTTTTACCGCGAGCAGAATAAATACCACGGTATTGATGGCATCGGTACAATCGAAGAAATATCTGATCGCCTTTACGCTGTGATTGACAGCATCTAAACCCTACAACTGGCCATGTCGGGCGCAAACTTTGTTGACTACGTAAAAATCTGCTGCCGCTCCGGAAAGGGCGGTGCAGGATCTGCCCATCTTCGTCGCGACAGGCTGACCTCACGAGGTGGCCCCGACGGCGGGGATGGTGGGCGCGGCGGTCACATCATTCTGCGCGGAAACAAACAATTGTGGACGCTTCTGCACCTCAAGTACCAGAAGCATGTAATTGCGGGTGCCGGTGAATCTGGTGGCAGAAGCACCTCAACGGGCGCGAGCGGAAAAGACATCATTCTGGAAGTACCTCTCGGAACGGTAGCCCGCGACGCAGAATCCGGCGAGGTGGACGTTGAAATTACCGAAGACGGGCAGGAAGTGGTGCTCGTGGCCGGCGGTCGCGGTGGACTGGGAAACGTTCACTTTAAATCCGCTACGCGTCAAACCCCGCGCTTTGCCCAACCCGGTGAGGACGGGCAAAATATCTGGAAAATACTCGAGCTCAAAGTATTGGCCGACGTAGGTCTGGTAGGTTTTCCCAACGCCGGAAAATCCACCCTGCTCTCAGTGGTATCGGCAGCCAAGCCTGAAATTGCCAACTACCCTTTTACCACGCTTGTTCCTAATCTCGGTATAGTGTCGTATCGCGACCATCGCTCTTTTGTGATGGCCGACATCCCCGGAATCATTGAAGGCGCGCATACGGGCAAAGGCATAGGTCTGCGGTTTCTTCGCCACATTGAACGAAACAGCATTTTGCTTTTCCTTATCCCCGCCGATAGTGAGAACCACCGAAACGAATACGATATCCTGCTGAACGAATTAAAGGAATACAACCCCGAATTGCTCGATAAATCGCGCATCGTTACCATTTCGAAAAGTGATATGCTGGACACGGAGCTGAAGCGCGAAATTTCTGCTACACTAAGCGATCTCCCGCACCTGTATTTTTCGTCGGTGAGCGGCGAGGGAATCACCGAATTGAAGGATTTGATCTGGAAGTCACTCAATCCTCCCGAAAGCAATGGAGTGGCTTAAAGAGCTGGATCAGGCATTGCTCCTGTGGATAAACGGACTGCACAAACCCTGGCTCGACAGCTTGATGTGGGCCTTCAGCGAAAAGCTTACATGGGTACCTTTGTACCTTTGGGTGGCCATCATTGCCTTCAAAAAGTGGGAGTTAAAGCCCTTCGGACTGTTGATTGCCGGAGCGCTTCTCACCGTAGCCCTGACCGATTTGGGCTCGGTGCACTTCTTCAAAAATGTGTTTATGCGCTACCGCCCCTGCCATCATCACGACATTGGTCCGCTGTTGCACATCGTAAACGACCATTGCGGAGGGCTGTACGGGTTTGTGTCTTCGCATGCAGCTAACCATGCGGGCATTGCGGTTTTTCTTTCGCTCACCTTGTTTAAAGGCAATGGCAAGTGGATGACAGCGCTCTTTGGCTGGGCATTTGTGGTTTCGCTGAGCCGTGTGTATCTGGGGGTTCACTACCCTTCTGACATTGCTGCGGGTGCCCTCTTTGGCGCTGCCGTTGCGCTGTTCACCTCCAGATTGTTTACCTTCATGGCCCAAAGACAAAGCACTTGAAAATTCTACTCGCCATATTTATCGGAGGCGGATTGGGCAGCCTGAGCCGTTTTGGCATCAGCAGGTTGGTGGTGCAACTCTCAGACTCTAAGTTTCCGTGGGGAACGCTCAGTGCCAACATTTTGGCTTGCGCCGTGCTTGCGCTGGTTTGGCTGTGGATGGGAAGGGATTTTTACCGATACCCCTTTTGGTCAGCGCTGGCAGTCATTGGATTTTGCGGTGGTTTCAGCACCTTTTCCACTTTCAGCCTCGAAACGCTCTTGCTGCTGGAAAGGCAAATGTACCTGTGGGCCGTTGCAAATGTTCTGGTCAGTGTGGCCTCGTGTT
Above is a genomic segment from Cryomorphaceae bacterium containing:
- the crcB gene encoding fluoride efflux transporter CrcB; the protein is MVYLHGPKTKHLKILLAIFIGGGLGSLSRFGISRLVVQLSDSKFPWGTLSANILACAVLALVWLWMGRDFYRYPFWSALAVIGFCGGFSTFSTFSLETLLLLERQMYLWAVANVLVSVASCLFVLYAFMKWA
- the obgE gene encoding GTPase ObgE, producing the protein MSGANFVDYVKICCRSGKGGAGSAHLRRDRLTSRGGPDGGDGGRGGHIILRGNKQLWTLLHLKYQKHVIAGAGESGGRSTSTGASGKDIILEVPLGTVARDAESGEVDVEITEDGQEVVLVAGGRGGLGNVHFKSATRQTPRFAQPGEDGQNIWKILELKVLADVGLVGFPNAGKSTLLSVVSAAKPEIANYPFTTLVPNLGIVSYRDHRSFVMADIPGIIEGAHTGKGIGLRFLRHIERNSILLFLIPADSENHRNEYDILLNELKEYNPELLDKSRIVTISKSDMLDTELKREISATLSDLPHLYFSSVSGEGITELKDLIWKSLNPPESNGVA
- a CDS encoding adenylate kinase translates to MLNIVLFGPPGAGKGTQSENLITRYSLVHLSTGDVFRANIKGGTELGERAKSYMDKGELVPDEVTIKMLESEVEKHPEARGFIFDGFPRTRAQAAALDAFLASRNTEISLMLGLEVPADELKKRLALRAASSGRPDDADPEIIANRIAVYERETAPVAEFYREQNKYHGIDGIGTIEEISDRLYAVIDSI
- a CDS encoding phosphatase PAP2 family protein, producing MEWLKELDQALLLWINGLHKPWLDSLMWAFSEKLTWVPLYLWVAIIAFKKWELKPFGLLIAGALLTVALTDLGSVHFFKNVFMRYRPCHHHDIGPLLHIVNDHCGGLYGFVSSHAANHAGIAVFLSLTLFKGNGKWMTALFGWAFVVSLSRVYLGVHYPSDIAAGALFGAAVALFTSRLFTFMAQRQST